Proteins co-encoded in one Paraburkholderia terrae genomic window:
- a CDS encoding YebC/PmpR family DNA-binding transcriptional regulator, producing MAGHSKWANIKHKKAAADAKKGKVWTRLIKEIQVAARMGGGDIDSNPRLRLAVDKAYDANMPKDNINRAIQRGVGGVDGANYEEIRYEGYGIGGAAIIVDTMTDNRTRTVAEVRHAFSKFGGNMGTDGSVSFMFDHVGQFLFAPGTPEDKLMEAALEAGADDVVTNEDGSIEVVCPPNDFPKVKSALEAAGFKAEVAEVTMKPQTEVEFTGDDAVKMQKLLDALENLDDVQEVYTNAAIADE from the coding sequence ATGGCGGGTCATTCGAAATGGGCCAACATCAAGCATAAGAAAGCAGCAGCCGATGCCAAGAAGGGCAAGGTCTGGACGCGGCTCATCAAGGAAATCCAGGTCGCGGCCCGCATGGGCGGCGGCGACATCGACTCGAACCCGCGCCTGCGGCTCGCCGTCGACAAGGCGTACGACGCCAACATGCCGAAGGACAACATCAACCGCGCGATCCAGCGCGGCGTCGGCGGCGTCGATGGCGCAAACTATGAAGAAATCCGCTACGAAGGCTACGGCATCGGCGGCGCAGCCATCATCGTCGACACGATGACGGACAACCGCACCCGCACCGTCGCGGAAGTGCGCCACGCGTTCTCGAAGTTCGGCGGCAACATGGGCACGGACGGCTCGGTGTCGTTCATGTTCGATCACGTCGGCCAGTTCCTGTTCGCGCCCGGCACGCCAGAAGACAAGCTGATGGAAGCCGCCCTCGAAGCAGGCGCCGACGACGTCGTCACGAACGAAGACGGCAGCATCGAAGTGGTCTGCCCGCCGAACGACTTCCCGAAGGTCAAGTCCGCGCTCGAAGCAGCCGGCTTCAAGGCGGAAGTCGCGGAAGTGACGATGAAGCCGCAAACGGAAGTCGAATTCACCGGCGACGACGCCGTCAAGATGCAAAAGCTGCTCGACGCGCTGGAAAATCTGGACGACGTGCAAGAGGTCTACACGAACGCGGCCATCGCCGACGAGTGA
- the purD gene encoding phosphoribosylamine--glycine ligase — protein sequence MKLLVVGSGGREHALAWKLAQSPRVQLVYVAPGNGGTAQDDRLLNIGITDPNALADFVEKEQIAFTLVGPEQPLAAGIVNIFRARGLKIFGPTKEAAQLESSKDFAKAFMKRHAIPTAEYETFSDVAAAHAYIDAKGAPIVIKADGLAAGKGVVVAQTLEEAHHAVDMMLSDNKLGDAGARVVIEEFLAGEEASFIVMVDGINVLALASSQDHKRLLDGDQGPNTGGMGAYSPAPIVTPQLHARVMREIILPTVRGMEKEGIRFTGFLYAGLMIDAQGNPKTLEFNCRMGDPETQPIMARLKGDFSKVVEQAIAGTLDTVELEWDRRTALGVVLAAHNYPDAPRKGDFISGIPVETADAVTFHAGTALTDGKLTTTGGRVLCVVGLADSVRSAQSVAYEAINHISFDGMQYRRDIGYRAANRKHGQS from the coding sequence ATGAAGTTACTCGTCGTCGGTTCCGGCGGTCGCGAGCATGCGCTCGCATGGAAGCTCGCACAGTCGCCACGCGTGCAGCTCGTCTATGTCGCGCCTGGCAACGGCGGCACCGCGCAGGACGACCGGCTGCTCAACATCGGCATCACCGATCCGAACGCGCTCGCCGACTTCGTCGAGAAAGAGCAGATCGCGTTCACGCTGGTGGGCCCGGAGCAGCCGCTCGCGGCGGGCATCGTCAACATCTTCCGCGCGCGCGGCCTGAAAATCTTCGGCCCGACGAAGGAAGCGGCGCAGCTCGAAAGCTCGAAGGACTTCGCGAAGGCGTTCATGAAACGTCACGCAATCCCGACAGCGGAATACGAGACCTTCTCGGACGTGGCTGCCGCGCACGCCTACATCGACGCCAAGGGCGCGCCCATCGTGATCAAGGCCGACGGCCTCGCGGCCGGCAAGGGCGTGGTCGTCGCGCAGACGCTCGAAGAAGCGCACCACGCCGTCGACATGATGCTGTCGGACAACAAGCTCGGCGATGCGGGCGCGCGTGTCGTGATCGAAGAGTTCCTTGCCGGCGAGGAAGCGAGCTTCATCGTGATGGTGGACGGCATCAACGTGCTGGCGCTGGCGTCGAGCCAGGACCACAAACGGCTGCTGGACGGCGATCAGGGCCCGAACACGGGCGGCATGGGCGCCTACTCGCCCGCGCCCATCGTCACGCCGCAGTTGCACGCGCGCGTGATGCGCGAAATCATCCTGCCGACCGTGCGCGGCATGGAAAAGGAAGGCATCCGCTTCACCGGCTTCCTGTACGCCGGCCTGATGATCGATGCGCAAGGCAACCCGAAAACGCTCGAATTCAACTGCCGGATGGGCGACCCGGAAACGCAGCCGATCATGGCGCGCCTGAAGGGCGACTTCTCGAAGGTCGTCGAGCAGGCTATTGCGGGCACGCTGGATACGGTGGAACTGGAATGGGACCGCCGCACGGCGCTGGGCGTGGTGCTCGCCGCGCACAACTATCCGGATGCGCCGCGCAAGGGCGACTTCATCAGCGGCATTCCCGTCGAGACGGCGGACGCGGTGACGTTCCATGCCGGCACGGCACTGACGGACGGCAAGCTGACGACGACGGGCGGACGCGTGCTGTGCGTCGTCGGGTTGGCCGACTCGGTGCGCAGCGCGCAGTCGGTCGCGTATGAGGCGATCAACCATATTTCGTTCGACGGCATGCAGTATCGCCGCGACATCGGTTATCGCGCGGCCAACCGCAAGCACGGCCAGAGCTGA
- the hemF gene encoding oxygen-dependent coproporphyrinogen oxidase, protein MTDSIHDAHDTQTVRSWMQGLQTRIADALGAFDGTPLATDSWQRAPGEKLRGGGCTRILEDGQFFERAGIGFSDVQGDALPGSASALRPQLAGRGFEAMGVSLVLHPRNPYCPTVHMNVRLLVATKAGEAPVFWFGGGMDLTPYYGFEEDAQHFHRVCRDALQPYGDDLYPRFKRWCDDYFFLKHRNEPRGIGGIFFDDYAEPGFEQSFAMVKSVGDAFLDAYLPIIEKRRDMPYGDAQRDFQAYRRGRYVEFNLVFDRGTLFGLQSGGRTESILMSMPPVVNWRYNWQPEPGTPEARLTSDFLVPREWV, encoded by the coding sequence ATGACTGATTCGATTCACGACGCCCACGATACCCAGACGGTCCGCAGCTGGATGCAAGGCCTGCAGACGCGGATCGCCGACGCGCTCGGCGCATTCGACGGCACGCCGCTCGCCACCGATAGCTGGCAACGCGCGCCCGGCGAAAAGCTGCGCGGCGGCGGCTGCACGCGCATTCTGGAAGACGGCCAGTTCTTCGAGCGCGCGGGTATCGGCTTCTCGGATGTGCAAGGCGACGCGCTGCCCGGCTCGGCCAGTGCGCTGCGCCCGCAACTGGCGGGGCGCGGATTCGAGGCGATGGGCGTGTCGCTGGTGCTGCACCCGCGCAATCCGTACTGCCCGACCGTCCACATGAACGTGCGGCTGCTCGTCGCGACGAAAGCAGGCGAAGCGCCCGTGTTCTGGTTCGGCGGCGGCATGGATCTGACGCCCTACTACGGCTTTGAAGAGGATGCGCAGCATTTTCACCGCGTCTGCCGCGACGCGCTGCAACCATATGGCGACGATCTGTACCCGCGCTTCAAGCGCTGGTGCGACGATTATTTTTTCCTGAAGCACCGCAACGAGCCGCGCGGCATCGGCGGGATTTTCTTCGACGACTACGCGGAACCCGGCTTCGAGCAGTCGTTCGCGATGGTCAAGAGTGTCGGCGACGCGTTTCTGGACGCCTATCTGCCCATCATCGAAAAACGCCGCGACATGCCGTACGGCGACGCCCAGCGCGACTTCCAGGCCTACCGGCGCGGCCGGTACGTCGAGTTCAACCTCGTCTTCGACCGTGGCACCCTGTTCGGGCTGCAAAGCGGCGGCCGCACGGAATCGATCCTGATGTCGATGCCGCCTGTCGTAAACTGGCGCTACAACTGGCAGCCCGAGCCGGGCACGCCGGAAGCGCGCCTGACCAGCGACTTTCTCGTGCCGCGCGAGTGGGTCTGA
- a CDS encoding nicotinate-nucleotide adenylyltransferase — MNPTAQSVAPQRALRRRIGILGGTFDPIHDGHLALARRFADALDLTELVLMPAGQPWQKADVSAAEDRLAMTRAAAASLTLPGVTVSVATDEIEHDGPTYTVETLRRWREREGADASISLLIGADQLVRLDTWRDWQRLFDYAHIAAATRPGFDVTAVPAPVAAAITQRAAQAGTLQATPAGHLLIDTSLAFDVSATDIRAHLRAWFENDADASASGAAAHGQSAPNHVPTAVWDYIVQHHLYQHR; from the coding sequence CTGAATCCGACCGCTCAATCCGTCGCACCTCAACGGGCATTGCGCCGACGCATCGGCATACTCGGCGGCACGTTCGACCCGATCCACGACGGCCATCTCGCGCTCGCGCGACGTTTCGCCGATGCGCTCGATCTGACCGAACTCGTGCTGATGCCGGCTGGCCAGCCGTGGCAGAAGGCGGACGTATCGGCGGCCGAAGACCGGCTCGCGATGACGCGCGCGGCAGCCGCGTCGTTGACGCTGCCCGGCGTGACCGTCAGCGTCGCCACGGATGAAATCGAGCACGATGGCCCTACTTATACGGTCGAAACGCTGCGGCGCTGGCGCGAGCGCGAAGGCGCGGATGCGTCGATCTCGCTTCTGATCGGCGCCGACCAGCTCGTACGGCTCGACACGTGGCGCGACTGGCAGCGTCTGTTCGACTATGCGCATATCGCCGCCGCGACACGCCCGGGCTTCGACGTAACGGCCGTGCCGGCCCCCGTCGCGGCAGCCATCACGCAGCGCGCGGCGCAAGCCGGCACGCTGCAGGCAACACCCGCCGGGCATTTGCTGATCGACACGTCGCTTGCGTTCGACGTGTCGGCCACCGACATCCGCGCGCACCTGCGCGCGTGGTTCGAAAACGATGCGGACGCCTCTGCAAGCGGCGCTGCCGCCCACGGCCAGTCCGCACCAAATCATGTCCCCACTGCTGTGTGGGACTATATTGTTCAACATCACCTGTACCAACATCGGTAA
- the rsfS gene encoding ribosome silencing factor: MDIRKLQRAIVDALEDVKAQDIKVFNTSHLTELFDRVIVASGTSNRQTKALASSVREKVKEAGGDIISTEGEDIGEWVLVDCGDAVVHILQPALRQYYNLEEIWGDKPVRVKLSTPNPFGGARPSEPLDDEDEDEEAPVARPARKAPARRRS, from the coding sequence ATGGATATACGCAAGCTGCAACGCGCGATCGTCGACGCACTCGAAGACGTGAAAGCGCAAGACATCAAGGTGTTCAACACCAGCCACCTCACTGAACTGTTCGACCGCGTAATCGTCGCGAGCGGCACGTCGAATCGCCAGACCAAGGCGCTCGCGTCCAGCGTGCGCGAAAAGGTCAAGGAAGCGGGCGGCGACATCATCAGCACCGAGGGCGAAGACATCGGCGAATGGGTGCTGGTCGACTGCGGCGACGCCGTCGTGCACATCCTTCAGCCGGCCCTGCGCCAGTACTACAACCTCGAAGAGATCTGGGGCGACAAGCCGGTGCGCGTGAAGCTGTCGACGCCGAACCCGTTCGGCGGCGCCCGTCCGTCCGAGCCGCTCGACGACGAGGACGAAGACGAAGAAGCACCCGTCGCGCGTCCCGCACGCAAGGCACCTGCCCGCCGCCGCTCGTGA
- the rlmH gene encoding 23S rRNA (pseudouridine(1915)-N(3))-methyltransferase RlmH yields MKLHIVAVGHKMPDWIATGFDEYAKRMPPELRIELRELKPEQRSSGRSAESVMAAERQKIEAALPKNARIVALDERGKDWTTMQLANALPSWQQDGRDVAFLIGGADGLDPELKARADMLLRLSSLTLPHAMVRVLLAEQLYRAWTITQNHPYHRA; encoded by the coding sequence ATGAAACTGCATATCGTCGCGGTTGGCCACAAAATGCCGGACTGGATCGCCACGGGCTTCGACGAGTACGCGAAGCGCATGCCGCCCGAACTGCGCATCGAACTGCGCGAGCTCAAACCCGAGCAGCGCTCGTCGGGCCGCTCCGCCGAAAGCGTGATGGCCGCCGAGCGCCAGAAGATCGAAGCCGCGTTGCCGAAGAACGCGCGCATCGTCGCGCTTGATGAACGCGGCAAGGACTGGACCACGATGCAGCTCGCCAACGCCCTGCCCTCGTGGCAACAGGACGGGCGCGACGTCGCGTTTCTGATTGGCGGTGCGGACGGGCTCGACCCCGAACTGAAGGCGCGCGCGGACATGCTGCTGCGCCTGTCGAGCCTCACGCTGCCGCACGCGATGGTCCGTGTGCTGCTTGCCGAGCAACTGTATCGCGCGTGGACCATCACGCAGAATCATCCGTACCATCGGGCCTGA
- a CDS encoding Maf family protein encodes MSNQSAVFPFVYLASQSPRRQALLTQLGVRFELLLPRPDEDAEALEAELPGERAHDYVMRVCIAKARAARARLVAGGHANAPILVADTTVTIDDAILGKPIDADDAVTMLTRLAGRDHEVLTSVAVVDAQGELLAPALSVSRVRFAAVQSDALRRYAASGEPLGKAGAYGIQGRAAEFIEHIDGSYSGIMGLPLFETAALLRAARIDF; translated from the coding sequence ATGTCTAATCAGTCCGCTGTCTTTCCGTTCGTCTATCTCGCGTCGCAAAGCCCGCGCCGCCAGGCGTTGCTCACGCAACTGGGCGTGCGCTTCGAGCTGCTGCTGCCGCGCCCCGATGAAGACGCGGAAGCGCTCGAAGCCGAGTTGCCCGGCGAGCGAGCGCACGACTACGTCATGCGTGTGTGCATCGCGAAGGCGCGTGCGGCGCGCGCGCGGCTCGTCGCGGGTGGCCACGCGAACGCGCCCATTCTGGTTGCCGACACAACCGTCACGATCGACGATGCGATTCTCGGCAAGCCGATCGATGCCGACGACGCCGTCACCATGCTCACGCGCCTTGCGGGCCGCGATCATGAAGTGCTGACGTCCGTGGCTGTCGTCGATGCACAGGGCGAATTGCTCGCGCCCGCGCTATCGGTATCGCGAGTGCGCTTTGCTGCAGTGCAAAGCGATGCGCTGCGCCGCTACGCAGCAAGCGGCGAGCCGCTCGGCAAGGCGGGCGCGTATGGGATTCAAGGCCGCGCGGCGGAGTTTATCGAGCATATCGACGGGTCCTATTCAGGTATCATGGGTTTGCCATTGTTTGAAACCGCTGCCCTTCTACGTGCGGCGCGCATCGACTTCTAA
- the rng gene encoding ribonuclease G — translation MNEEILINVTPQETRVALVQQGAVQELHVERTLSRGRVGNVYLGKVVRVLPGMQSAFIDIGLERAAFLHVADIWHPRLAGEPQQQVPHQPIEKIVFEGQSLMVQVVKDPIGTKGARLSTQVSIAGRTLVYLPQEPHIGISQKIESEAEREAVRARLTSVLPVDEKGGYIVRTIAEDATSEELAGDVAYLRKTWATIISQGQRMPPTSLLYQDLNLAQRVLRDFVNDETTRIQVDSRETYQMLAEFAAEFTPAVSSKLHHYTGERPLFDLYNIETEIQRALSRRVDLKSGGYLVIDQTEAMTTIDVNTGGYVGARNFDDTIFKTNLEAAHTIARQLRLRNLGGVIIIDFIDMENVEHRDQVLNELKKALSRDRTRVTVNGFSQLGLVEMTRKRTRESLAHVLCEPCPICQGKGQVKTARTVCYDVLREILRESRQFNPREFRVVASQQVIDLFLEEESQHLAMLMDFIGKPVSLQVESNLSQEQYDIVLM, via the coding sequence ATGAACGAAGAAATCCTGATTAACGTTACGCCACAGGAGACGCGCGTAGCGTTGGTCCAGCAGGGCGCAGTGCAGGAGCTTCACGTCGAGCGCACGCTGTCACGCGGGCGCGTCGGCAATGTCTATCTCGGCAAGGTGGTGCGTGTGCTGCCGGGCATGCAGTCCGCGTTTATCGATATCGGTCTGGAGCGCGCTGCGTTTCTGCACGTCGCCGATATCTGGCATCCGCGGCTCGCGGGCGAACCGCAGCAGCAGGTGCCGCATCAACCCATCGAGAAGATCGTCTTCGAAGGGCAATCGCTGATGGTCCAGGTCGTCAAGGATCCGATCGGCACGAAAGGCGCGCGGCTGTCCACGCAGGTGAGCATCGCCGGGCGCACGCTCGTCTATCTGCCGCAGGAACCGCATATCGGCATTTCGCAAAAGATCGAAAGCGAAGCCGAGCGCGAGGCTGTGCGTGCGCGGCTGACGTCGGTGTTGCCCGTCGACGAGAAAGGCGGCTACATCGTGCGCACCATCGCAGAAGACGCGACGAGCGAAGAACTGGCCGGTGACGTTGCGTATCTGCGCAAGACATGGGCGACCATAATCTCGCAGGGGCAGCGCATGCCGCCCACAAGCCTGCTTTATCAGGACTTGAATCTCGCGCAGCGCGTGCTGCGCGACTTCGTCAATGACGAGACCACGCGCATTCAGGTGGATTCGCGTGAGACGTATCAGATGCTCGCTGAGTTCGCGGCCGAGTTCACACCCGCTGTGTCGTCGAAGCTGCATCACTACACGGGTGAGCGCCCCCTCTTCGATCTGTACAACATCGAGACGGAAATCCAGCGTGCGCTGTCAAGGCGTGTCGATCTGAAGTCGGGCGGCTATCTGGTGATCGACCAGACGGAAGCGATGACGACCATCGATGTGAACACGGGCGGCTACGTCGGCGCGCGCAATTTCGACGACACGATCTTCAAGACCAATCTCGAAGCGGCACATACGATCGCGCGTCAGTTGCGGCTACGCAATCTGGGCGGCGTGATCATCATCGACTTCATCGATATGGAGAATGTCGAGCATCGCGATCAGGTGCTCAACGAACTGAAGAAGGCACTGTCGCGCGACCGCACGCGCGTGACGGTGAACGGGTTCTCGCAACTCGGGTTGGTCGAGATGACGAGAAAGCGCACGCGTGAGTCGCTTGCGCATGTGTTGTGCGAGCCGTGCCCTATTTGCCAGGGCAAGGGGCAGGTGAAGACGGCGCGTACCGTGTGTTATGACGTGCTGCGGGAAATTCTGCGTGAGTCGCGTCAGTTCAATCCGCGCGAGTTTCGCGTGGTCGCGTCGCAGCAGGTGATCGATCTGTTTCTCGAAGAGGAATCGCAACATCTGGCCATGCTGATGGATTTCATCGGCAAGCCGGTTTCGTTGCAGGTTGAGTCGAATCTGAGTCAGGAGCAGTACGATATTGTGCTGATGTAA
- a CDS encoding DUF4279 domain-containing protein, which translates to MNAEVELAYVSFTISGDNVAPGFWTGYFGVQPDIAVTKGAPIRGAGGTGTAQRRTGVWGLESRLAVRSDQLGPHLQFLQKRLGLPRADLRALVEQAGARMRFFCYWVNESGNRVPVIPCDIQTMAEDQGIAIDIDEYR; encoded by the coding sequence ATGAATGCTGAAGTCGAACTAGCCTATGTCAGCTTTACAATCTCGGGCGACAACGTAGCGCCCGGGTTCTGGACGGGGTATTTCGGTGTTCAGCCAGATATCGCCGTGACGAAGGGCGCGCCGATCAGGGGTGCTGGCGGAACAGGAACGGCGCAGCGGCGTACGGGTGTTTGGGGATTGGAAAGCAGGTTGGCTGTCCGGAGTGATCAACTCGGTCCGCACTTGCAGTTTCTGCAGAAACGCCTCGGTCTTCCGCGCGCCGACCTCCGGGCACTTGTCGAACAGGCCGGCGCAAGAATGCGGTTCTTCTGCTATTGGGTGAACGAAAGCGGTAACCGCGTGCCCGTCATTCCGTGCGATATCCAGACGATGGCCGAGGACCAGGGGATTGCCATCGACATTGACGAATACCGATAA
- a CDS encoding O-antigen ligase family protein — protein sequence MQHATKDSYPLILARSFAVIALFAVPLSTAGVNIAATLFAVCALLSPEVWRNWRSLFTDRVSVAALLLAAVLTLSLAWTTADRVHALDFLMKYRKLIYLPLLILTFRDCRTSAWTTAAKWALFSALTLLLLLSCSNYFGWTSIGPWHSNTDPIRRAWVFKDHIAAGIMMALLFYLALNFAKHARARAAKMALYVVALLAIVNVLLMMQGRTGQIIAILFILIYVVTYFTSLRGVKPWVRWGSGVVLVAIAGGLVYAALHSHGSRLAETNDEISAYETSNKNTSMGVRIVFYRRSLELLAERPIIGHGVGTVQYEFDAYARNNTGAAAATAGNPHNEFLLMGIQLGAVGIALFVFLLVQIARTAIELSEPARTIVFAYLFAFTIGCFANSLLLNFTEGNLFIFLIGIFLSCRKGTPAQA from the coding sequence ATGCAACACGCTACAAAAGATTCGTATCCCCTGATCCTTGCGCGAAGTTTCGCGGTGATCGCGCTGTTTGCCGTGCCGTTGTCGACGGCCGGCGTCAATATCGCGGCGACGCTGTTTGCGGTGTGCGCGCTGCTGTCGCCCGAAGTGTGGCGCAACTGGCGCTCGCTGTTCACCGACCGCGTGAGCGTCGCGGCGCTATTGCTCGCCGCCGTGCTGACGCTGAGCCTCGCGTGGACGACGGCGGATCGCGTGCATGCGCTGGACTTCCTGATGAAGTACCGCAAGCTGATCTATCTGCCGCTGCTGATCCTGACGTTCCGCGATTGCCGCACGTCCGCGTGGACGACGGCTGCGAAGTGGGCGCTGTTCAGCGCGTTGACGCTTTTGCTGTTGCTGTCATGCTCGAATTACTTCGGCTGGACGTCCATTGGCCCGTGGCACTCCAATACCGATCCGATCCGCAGGGCGTGGGTCTTCAAGGACCATATCGCGGCGGGCATCATGATGGCGCTGCTGTTCTATCTGGCGCTGAACTTCGCGAAGCACGCGCGCGCGCGGGCCGCGAAGATGGCGCTCTATGTCGTCGCGCTGCTGGCCATCGTCAACGTGCTGTTGATGATGCAGGGTCGCACGGGGCAGATCATCGCGATTCTCTTCATCTTGATTTACGTCGTGACGTACTTTACGTCGCTGCGCGGCGTGAAGCCGTGGGTGCGGTGGGGGAGCGGCGTGGTGCTGGTGGCCATTGCGGGCGGTCTCGTGTACGCGGCGCTGCATTCGCATGGTTCGCGGCTCGCGGAAACGAACGACGAAATCAGCGCATACGAAACGTCGAACAAGAACACGTCGATGGGCGTGCGTATCGTGTTCTACCGGCGCAGCCTCGAATTGTTGGCCGAGCGGCCGATCATCGGCCACGGCGTCGGCACGGTGCAGTACGAGTTCGACGCGTACGCGCGCAACAACACGGGCGCCGCCGCGGCCACGGCGGGCAATCCGCACAATGAATTTCTGCTGATGGGTATTCAGCTGGGCGCTGTCGGCATTGCGCTATTCGTGTTCCTGCTCGTGCAGATCGCTCGGACCGCGATCGAATTGAGCGAACCTGCGCGCACGATCGTGTTCGCTTATCTGTTCGCTTTTACGATCGGATGCTTTGCGAACTCGCTGTTGCTCAACTTTACCGAAGGCAATCTGTTTATCTTCCTCATCGGCATTTTCTTGAGCTGTCGTAAAGGCACACCGGCGCAGGCGTAA
- a CDS encoding glycosyltransferase family 4 protein — MIHIFNGFHNPNGGSEQEALRLYELLHGKGDVQLWSTSSRTSDELSAAYPIRRLAPLKASVPRGGTYVFVGAHWRHRVWPYFAGRPERLVYVFNTFHPKLLALTSAPPPLLRWPATEFVLISAFQSRLLGVTGEIQPSPIDIGRFAPRVRETRAQPVIGRLSRDTADKHHPDDIAVYRTLAERGCELLLQGATTLAGALPQDDAIRLLPEGAMAAPDFLHELDIFYYRTGEHVETFGRVVLEAMACGLPVVCHRHGGYADVVRHGENGYLFDTSDEALAILAELIAQPALRAKIGAAARRTVEQLYSPEALDARTAFYLRDATR, encoded by the coding sequence ATGATTCACATCTTCAACGGCTTTCACAATCCGAACGGCGGCAGCGAGCAGGAGGCACTGCGCCTGTACGAGCTGCTGCACGGCAAGGGCGACGTGCAGCTCTGGAGCACGTCGTCGCGGACGTCGGATGAACTGTCGGCGGCGTATCCGATCCGCCGGCTCGCGCCGCTCAAGGCCAGCGTGCCGCGCGGCGGCACGTATGTGTTCGTCGGCGCGCATTGGCGCCACCGCGTATGGCCGTATTTCGCGGGCCGTCCCGAGCGGCTCGTGTACGTGTTCAACACGTTTCATCCGAAGCTGCTCGCGCTCACGTCGGCACCGCCGCCGCTGTTGCGCTGGCCCGCGACCGAGTTCGTGCTGATTTCAGCGTTTCAGTCGAGGCTGCTCGGCGTGACGGGCGAGATCCAGCCGTCGCCGATCGATATCGGCCGCTTTGCGCCGCGCGTGCGTGAAACGCGCGCGCAGCCGGTAATCGGCCGTCTGAGCCGCGACACGGCCGACAAACATCATCCCGACGACATCGCCGTGTACAGGACGCTCGCTGAGCGCGGCTGCGAGCTGCTGCTGCAAGGCGCGACGACGCTGGCGGGCGCGCTGCCGCAAGACGACGCGATCCGTCTGTTGCCCGAAGGCGCGATGGCCGCGCCGGACTTTCTGCACGAGCTCGATATCTTCTACTACCGTACGGGCGAGCACGTCGAGACGTTCGGCCGCGTGGTGCTCGAGGCGATGGCGTGCGGTTTGCCCGTCGTGTGCCACCGGCACGGCGGCTACGCGGATGTCGTCCGGCATGGCGAGAACGGCTATCTGTTCGATACGTCGGACGAAGCGCTGGCGATACTCGCTGAACTGATCGCGCAGCCGGCGTTGCGCGCAAAGATTGGCGCGGCCGCGCGCAGGACCGTCGAGCAACTGTATTCCCCAGAGGCACTCGATGCCCGCACCGCGTTCTATCTGCGCGACGCCACGCGATGA